The Bacillus zhangzhouensis region GAAAATGGCAACACAAAGAAGTTTCAAACACGCAAAAAAACCCGGCAGCTGCACCGAGTTCCTTTACATCTATTATCTACATCTATTATCCATTCACAGCTTCTAGCTTACGTTCATGATTCATTAAGTCATATGTTAAACAGATCGGCTTATTCGTTCTAGGATCAATTACAATTTCTGCATCAATATGGAATACCTGACCGAGTACCTCTTTGGTCATGACCTCATGGGGCGTACCGTCTTTTATGACTTTCCCTTGATTGAGGGCAATCATGTAATGTGAAAAACGCGCCGCATGATTCAAATCATGAATGACCATCAACACAGTTCGCCCCTGCTCTCTATTTAACCGTTCTAACAGCTGAAGAATCTCGAGCTGATGTGCAAGATCCAAATACGTCGTAGGTTCATCCAATAGGAGCAGCTCTGTTTCCTGAGCAAGTGCCATCGCAATCCATACACGCTGACGTTGTCCACCGGAAAGTGCTTCAATTGGACGATCATGAAAAGCGATCATTCCCGTTTCCTCAAGTGCCCATTTGATGATTCGTTTATCTTCATTTGATAAACGGCCAAACCCATTTTGATGCGGAAAACGTCCATATGACACAAGCTCATACACTGTCAGTCCACTTGGTGCTTCGGGAGTTTGCGGTAAGATCGCCATTTGTTTTGAAATTTCTTTTGTCGGCGTTTCATGGATAGCCTGACCATTTAAATAAACAGCTCCTCGATTGGCCTTCATAATACGAGACATTGTTTTTAAAATAGTTGATTTCCCGCAGCCATTCGGTCCAATCAGTGTTGTCACCTTGCCTTTTGGAATACTGACATTTAAGTCTTCTACAATCAAACGGTCTTGATAACCAATACAAAGCTTTTCTGTTTCGAGCGATTTCATCTGTTGTCTCTCCTTCCTCATTAGTTCGATTTCATCAATAAGTAAATGAAGTAAGGTGCGCCTAAAGCAGAAACGACAAGGCCAACCGGCACTTCTGATGGTGCAAGTATGACGCGGCCAAGTGTATCTGCCAGTAATAATAACAGTGCGCCAATCAACGCGGAGGCCGGTATCATTCCTTGGTGCTTTGGCCCAACAAGTTTTCTAGCCAAGTGCGGTGCTGCTAATCCTAGGAAAGAGATACTTCCTGCAAAGGCAACACTCGCACCTGCTAATGCAACGGCAATCAACATGAGAAGGCTTCTTTCTTTATGAACAGAAATGCCCAATCCATAGGACAGCTGATCACCCAGATTCATGATATTTAAGTAGCGTGATCTGACAAGCGCCAATATAAGGAAAATCAGCATCCATGGCAGAACAGACAGTACATACGTCCAGCTCGAGCCATAAATACTTCCAGATAA contains the following coding sequences:
- a CDS encoding ABC transporter ATP-binding protein yields the protein MKSLETEKLCIGYQDRLIVEDLNVSIPKGKVTTLIGPNGCGKSTILKTMSRIMKANRGAVYLNGQAIHETPTKEISKQMAILPQTPEAPSGLTVYELVSYGRFPHQNGFGRLSNEDKRIIKWALEETGMIAFHDRPIEALSGGQRQRVWIAMALAQETELLLLDEPTTYLDLAHQLEILQLLERLNREQGRTVLMVIHDLNHAARFSHYMIALNQGKVIKDGTPHEVMTKEVLGQVFHIDAEIVIDPRTNKPICLTYDLMNHERKLEAVNG